The following proteins are co-located in the Acidobacteriota bacterium genome:
- the nagZ gene encoding beta-N-acetylhexosaminidase yields MAERVLGVGIAGTQLTELERRLMEEWTPYGVVLFARNVGTATELEELCGEIKRTGDPSPLIFVDQEGGRVDRLRDIIPGIPGAAAVAESDAAEEVVGRIGELIGDELRHFSIDVNLAPVVDVERDEPVQGLERRIYGKDPEVVTNLAARFLRGLHSKGVAACLKHFPGMGAGVGDPHYGASVMDVSGEELRKIDLAPYRALANEARAVMIGHGIYPQIDPGVPATLSRKFSNDILRDELGFDGVAISDDMEMHAVSDLGRFEAIKERALLAGNDVVFFCSQVERMPDLIRDIRSRLDNDQGFEARFHEAAARADAYRDHVLELQRKNQPAPGMSFERIRAAVEEFCNEFEETCGRSRTGERRANPRTPGTGKTGREEWT; encoded by the coding sequence TGGCGGAACGGGTACTGGGAGTAGGCATCGCGGGCACTCAATTGACGGAGCTCGAGCGAAGACTCATGGAGGAGTGGACGCCATACGGGGTCGTTCTCTTTGCACGCAATGTCGGGACGGCGACCGAGCTGGAAGAGCTGTGCGGCGAGATCAAAAGGACCGGGGACCCTTCCCCGCTGATCTTCGTCGATCAGGAGGGCGGAAGAGTCGATCGGCTGCGCGACATCATCCCGGGCATTCCCGGAGCAGCGGCAGTGGCCGAGTCGGACGCTGCCGAGGAAGTGGTCGGCCGGATCGGCGAACTGATCGGCGACGAGCTCCGTCACTTCTCGATCGACGTGAATCTCGCGCCGGTGGTCGACGTCGAGCGCGACGAGCCGGTGCAGGGACTCGAGCGTCGAATCTACGGAAAGGACCCCGAGGTCGTCACGAACCTCGCGGCCCGCTTCCTTCGCGGTCTTCACTCGAAAGGAGTAGCCGCGTGCCTGAAGCATTTTCCGGGGATGGGGGCGGGGGTCGGCGATCCCCACTACGGAGCATCCGTGATGGACGTCTCCGGGGAGGAGTTGCGTAAGATCGATCTCGCCCCGTATCGCGCCCTCGCCAACGAGGCCAGGGCGGTCATGATCGGCCACGGCATCTACCCGCAGATCGATCCCGGAGTTCCCGCAACACTGAGCCGCAAATTCTCGAACGACATACTCCGAGACGAGCTCGGATTCGACGGGGTCGCCATTTCGGACGACATGGAGATGCATGCGGTGTCGGATCTGGGGCGCTTCGAAGCGATCAAAGAGCGCGCACTGCTCGCCGGAAACGACGTGGTCTTCTTCTGCAGCCAGGTGGAACGGATGCCCGATCTGATCCGGGACATCAGGTCGCGCCTGGACAATGACCAGGGATTCGAGGCGCGTTTCCACGAGGCGGCTGCCCGTGCGGACGCCTACCGCGACCACGTGCTCGAGCTGCAGCGTAAGAACCAGCCCGCACCGGGGATGAGCTTCGAGCGGATCAGGGCAGCAGTCGAGGAGTTCTGTAATGAATTCGAGGAAACCTGCGGTCGCAGTCGAACCGGTGAGCGGCGTGCGAATCCGCGTACTCCCGGCACAGGCAAGACCGGACGCGAGGAGTGGACCTGA